The genomic window CGCACATGGAAAGGACTTTGAAAACAGAGGCATTGAAAGTGAGTTTACGTGTCTCTTGAGTGCTGAGAATGAAGAGATTGGTCTCTATAGGCATGCTTTTAATGTTCgcatctgtttttgtgtgtgtacatttattcAGAAGTACATGGTCGGAAACTGTCTGTCACCTAAGTCtaaaatgtattgtgttttgtttttgttttgttttttttatgtgcagtCAAGGGGATCTCGCTGAACCTGGAAAAGATGATGGCGCAGAAGAGTGGTGCAGTAAAGGCCCTGACCGGAGGCATTGCACActtattcaaacaaaacaaagtgagcTCCAAAGCTGACCTTTCCTCAGCTTCTCCAAACTGGTCTTAGAACTTTTCCTGACTTTTGAAAACTACATATCCCAGAGTTTTGTGCCATCCAGAGTATGTGCAATAGACCGAAGAGATGACACCATTTGTTTAAGCAACAGCTTTAACATTTTGCCATTTATTTATCCCTTCTAAAGCCTAACCCGTTACTCCACAACAGCAACGACTGCACTATTCATtatggaaacttttttttttttttcaactccaTGGTGTTTAATAACTAGCAACAGCCttcatatttttccttttatttttatttggtaAAGTGTGGATCACTCacagttactgttactgtcatcAGAGTGAGATGTACACTCACTTGTATGTGAATTACTGTCCATATAGCCTAGAGGGGCGATGCTAAAGTGTTGCTAAATGTGCTTTGAACCAGTGCTAGACTTCAAGTAAAGCACTGTATTCCCAACAACTAATAATATGCTTGTTGTGACCATGCTCCAGAAAACTTCAAATCTCAGCTTCTCGTTCTTAAACCCACGTTTTTACAATCCCTACCCGCTCCCtacagaaaaaatgttttccgTTTCACAGAGTAATGTTACTTTATTAGATTGCTTGAGTGAAATGTGCATCTGGTCTCAATTAGTAAGGGgcactgttttctgtgtgttttctgttgtttgtgtgaaggTGACACATGTGAACGGATTTGGAAAAATAACGGGTAAGAACCAGGTCACTGCCAAGACCAGCGATGGTGGTGAACAGGTTATCAACACTAAGAACATCCTGATCGCCACTGGCTCTGAGGTCACTCCTTTCCCAGGAATTGAGGTATGACTTGGTGGTCTCTTTAAAACTGAataactctgctctctctgttttcatcctcTAAATGTTTACCATTTTTCATTCAGGAAGCATAGGGTCATCTCTGCTTTTGGGACTCTAAATCATATTTTTAAgtgacaaaacatttcagtgcaGATGATATTTCTTAAAAGTGTTGACAGACAGTAAATGTTatgtctctctttgttctgtccTTCCTAGATTGATGAGGAGACTGTGGTGTCCTCCACTGGTGCACTGTCACTCAAGAAGGTTCCTGAACAGTTGATAGTGATTGGAGCTGGAGTGATCGGTGTGGAGCTGGTGAGAACTCAGGCCTTGCCTCAGCCTCAGAAACAGGCCTTGCAGTGTTACTAATGCAATCTCATGCAGCTTTATTTTATTCCGAATGGACTTTAATGGAGGAGCGTGAGAGAACGAAACCAAACTCTTGAGGAAACTGTCACTTTAGTCATTCAGTGTTGCCTGTAGGATCACCTTGAgtatttctttcccttttttttgtgctgCTGCAGGAACCCAGTGTTGTAGTGCAGGAGGGGTGCAGTTCGTTAAAGTGTCTGACgtcattgttctgttttgccCAGGGTTCAGTGTGGCAGAGACTGGGCGCTAACGTCACAGCTGTGGAGTTCCTGGGCCATGTTGGTGGGATGGGCATTGACATGGAAATCTCCAAGAACTTCCAGCGCATTCTCCAAAAACAGGGCCTTAAGTTCAAATTGAGCACCAAGGTCATGGCTGCTACCAAGAGGCCTGATGGAAAGATTGATGTTGCGTAAGTCTGGGCAGTCGTGTCACTTTTATTTTGGTCATATGCACATTTCCAGTGCCCTCTCGCCGAAACGAGCCAATTCTGTACATCTGCTTAATAGCATGCAGTATTGCTaggatgtgtttgtgatgtctgGATTTGAATCAATGGCCACCAGTATAAACTTGACAGAGTTTATAGACTCTACAGAGCCGGTGACAAACAAAtctgcatatgtttgtgtggtaaATATCACAATTGTAGGTTTGTGCAGGTACAAATTTCCAAAGGTCAGTGATTGTTGCACAATACTAGAGGATAAGCTCATTTGTCTTGCATTTGGCTGCTGTGATACAAAGCTTACATGGGATGCCTCCATGTCAGAGTACAGAAACAGGTGAACAGAGAATGCAGAGATGTAAGGAAACACAGAATAATACACTTAGTGCAGATGCACACAAAGAGCAGTGTGACAAAAACCCTCACAGTATTCATTAATGCCTGGGTCCTGTCCCAGTTACGTTTAAAAGGATAATTTAATAAAGATTGTAATAATCAGAAATACACTCACTGAGTGTTTTATGAAAGTTGTTTGAATGTTTACAAAAGTGAAGTCTGTTGTTGTCTGGCATGCTATTGTAAGATTTCACAAGTATGAATGTTCTGTCCATAGTGTGGAGGCAGCAGCGGGGGGTAAAAACGATACCCTGACTTGTGACGTTTTGCTGGTCTGTATCGGCCGTCGACCCTTCACCAGCAGCCTGGGCCTGGAGTCAGTTGGCGTTGAACTGGACAATCGTGGCAGAATCCCAGTCAACAATCGCTTCCAGACTAAAGTGCCCAAGTACGTCAGTTAATTAGCAAAACTCTACATGTAACTAACAGATGTCTCATTTAACAAGTAATGATCACAAGTATGGCAGTGAGGCCTGGGTGTTAAGTCCAGGGTTTGGGCTCTGTGTGCAGTATCTATGCCATTGGTGATGTGGTAGCTGGACCCATGCTGGCCCATAAAGCTGAGGATGAGGGGATCATCTGTGTAGAGGGCATGGCAGGAGGAGCTGTACACATCGACTACAACTGTGTCCCAtctgtcatttacacacaccctGAGGTTGCCTGGGTGGGCAAGACTGAGGAGCAGCTCAAAGAGGAGGTGAGTTCTCCTGTTCTTTctcgtttgtttgttcgttcgtttgttctctctctctctctctctctctctctctctcagcacacacacacacacacacacaattattgcAGTGAGGGTAATCATTAAGTGAAGTAGCTGTGTAAACAGAGATATTTTATCTGGAAGGATCCAGGATGAAGTCTCATGAGGGAACAACAAGTACAGACTACTTTATGTATCTGTCTCATATTACATTTCATGTTGCAGGTGCCATATCATAACACCAGTTGGTATCTGCTTTAGAGCCCCACTGATAAATCGGCGTGCCGCggatatgagctaattgcagatattTCGGCATCGGCGTCTTTAATGGCTgttaaatgacaattaaaaaagaaacggagagacgGAAGATGGATCGTTCATTGTTATGACATTCGTGTCAGCCGTGCGTAGTTTTGCCGCAGTATCGCGAAAATCTTTACAGTCGGTCAAACATTCAAATTACCTTTAACGGtacggtagttgagtggtgtaggctaagctgttgacGGACTTGATTgcaggtttatttatgaaacagtgtagCTGTtttagcgagtaaacaaacaacggcTCTATCATTTTAACTTATTCTATAGTAAACATATCTGTGtctcgcatgtctgtagttacagtcggtgcactggaaattattaaaccagaggggacacgtaaacagacgtgagctgaacaagcatgtaacatggcttggtagccaaacaaagttttCTATCCTCTCTTACAAACGTATAGTGGGAAATCCCAAAGTCCTCGTTGCCGACAGTCATGTAgcattagatgcattcaacagcagcatctAGGTCTCTGTATCAgcttactgcattatttatcagaactttaatatattttgttctATACTAtctatgacaataaaacaagtttatttttaaactgcatt from Chanos chanos chromosome 2, fChaCha1.1, whole genome shotgun sequence includes these protein-coding regions:
- the dld gene encoding dihydrolipoyl dehydrogenase, mitochondrial isoform X1 — protein: MQSWTQLYRTLATRGQHLPCKLHGATAVSVRTYADKAAIDADVTVVGSGPGGYVAAIKAAQLGFKTVCVEKNATLGGTCLNVGCIPSKALLNNSYLYHLAHGKDFENRGIEIKGISLNLEKMMAQKSGAVKALTGGIAHLFKQNKVTHVNGFGKITGKNQVTAKTSDGGEQVINTKNILIATGSEVTPFPGIEIDEETVVSSTGALSLKKVPEQLIVIGAGVIGVELGSVWQRLGANVTAVEFLGHVGGMGIDMEISKNFQRILQKQGLKFKLSTKVMAATKRPDGKIDVAVEAAAGGKNDTLTCDVLLVCIGRRPFTSSLGLESVGVELDNRGRIPVNNRFQTKVPNIYAIGDVVAGPMLAHKAEDEGIICVEGMAGGAVHIDYNCVPSVIYTHPEVAWVGKTEEQLKEEGVPYKVGKFPFAANSRAKTNADTDGLVKILSHKDTDRMLGAHILGTGAGEMINEAALAMEYGASCEDVARVCHAHPTVSEAFREANLAASFGKAINF
- the dld gene encoding dihydrolipoyl dehydrogenase, mitochondrial isoform X2, encoding MQSWTQLYRTLATRGQHLPCKLHGATAVSVRTYADKAAIDADVTVVGSGPGGYVAAIKAAQLGFKALLNNSYLYHLAHGKDFENRGIEIKGISLNLEKMMAQKSGAVKALTGGIAHLFKQNKVTHVNGFGKITGKNQVTAKTSDGGEQVINTKNILIATGSEVTPFPGIEIDEETVVSSTGALSLKKVPEQLIVIGAGVIGVELGSVWQRLGANVTAVEFLGHVGGMGIDMEISKNFQRILQKQGLKFKLSTKVMAATKRPDGKIDVAVEAAAGGKNDTLTCDVLLVCIGRRPFTSSLGLESVGVELDNRGRIPVNNRFQTKVPNIYAIGDVVAGPMLAHKAEDEGIICVEGMAGGAVHIDYNCVPSVIYTHPEVAWVGKTEEQLKEEGVPYKVGKFPFAANSRAKTNADTDGLVKILSHKDTDRMLGAHILGTGAGEMINEAALAMEYGASCEDVARVCHAHPTVSEAFREANLAASFGKAINF
- the dld gene encoding dihydrolipoyl dehydrogenase, mitochondrial isoform X3 translates to MQSWTQLYRTLATRGQHLPCKLHGATAVSVRTYADKAAIDADVTVVGSGPGGYVAAIKAAQLGFKTVCVEKNATLGGTCLNVGCIPSKALLNNSYLYHLAHGKDFENRGIEIKGISLNLEKMMAQKSGAVKALTGGIAHLFKQNKIDEETVVSSTGALSLKKVPEQLIVIGAGVIGVELGSVWQRLGANVTAVEFLGHVGGMGIDMEISKNFQRILQKQGLKFKLSTKVMAATKRPDGKIDVAVEAAAGGKNDTLTCDVLLVCIGRRPFTSSLGLESVGVELDNRGRIPVNNRFQTKVPNIYAIGDVVAGPMLAHKAEDEGIICVEGMAGGAVHIDYNCVPSVIYTHPEVAWVGKTEEQLKEEGVPYKVGKFPFAANSRAKTNADTDGLVKILSHKDTDRMLGAHILGTGAGEMINEAALAMEYGASCEDVARVCHAHPTVSEAFREANLAASFGKAINF